In one Sphingomonas hankookensis genomic region, the following are encoded:
- a CDS encoding YbjN domain-containing protein, with protein sequence MIGMMMGVAAAIAAPDAALLDLRQPGNVVTALQAAGYKAEMKINKDGEPYVLSATNGESFSVEFYGCDGLKDCKSFQLTSWYKKEPLYTPALTNEWNARNRFLKIAVDSDGDLREFLDATAVGGMTQAQFTDLVEWYSAMDGQLAQFLSTKRDAAGAKPAK encoded by the coding sequence ATGATCGGAATGATGATGGGGGTGGCGGCGGCGATCGCCGCGCCCGATGCGGCGCTGCTCGACCTGCGGCAACCGGGCAATGTCGTCACCGCGTTGCAGGCGGCGGGCTACAAGGCCGAAATGAAGATCAACAAGGACGGCGAACCCTATGTCCTGAGCGCGACCAACGGGGAATCCTTCTCCGTCGAATTCTATGGATGTGACGGGTTGAAGGACTGCAAATCGTTCCAGCTCACCTCATGGTACAAGAAGGAACCGCTCTACACGCCCGCGTTGACCAACGAATGGAATGCCCGGAATCGCTTCCTCAAGATCGCGGTCGATTCGGACGGCGACCTGCGCGAATTTCTGGATGCGACGGCGGTGGGCGGGATGACCCAGGCGCAGTTCACCGATCTGGTCGAATGGTATTCCGCCATGGACGGGCAATTGGCGCAGTTCCTGAGCACGAAGCGCGACGCGGCCGGAGCGAAACCGGCGAAGTGA
- a CDS encoding VOC family protein produces the protein MARLNYLELPVAATEPAKTFYATVMGWTFTDYGPDYAATTSGDTDMGLDADTMLTTLLPVIQVDDLEATLSAVEAGGGVIVQPIFAFPGGRRFHFRDPDGHVLAAMVAE, from the coding sequence ATGGCGCGGTTGAACTATCTGGAACTGCCGGTCGCGGCGACGGAACCGGCGAAGACGTTCTACGCCACGGTGATGGGGTGGACGTTCACCGACTATGGTCCGGACTATGCCGCAACGACCAGCGGCGATACCGACATGGGACTGGACGCCGACACGATGTTGACCACGCTGCTGCCGGTGATTCAGGTCGACGATCTCGAAGCGACGCTGTCGGCGGTCGAGGCGGGCGGCGGGGTGATCGTCCAGCCGATCTTCGCCTTTCCCGGCGGGCGCCGGTTCCATTTCCGTGATCCGGACGGCCATGTGCTGGCGGCGATGGTCGCCGAATAG
- a CDS encoding uracil-DNA glycosylase family protein has protein sequence MGAEQHIQWQDAAASALEWWADAGVDTLVEDELRDWFATPAPPARPLAVTSAPAADLPPDTLDAFMAWRMGDAVPEASWNAQPVPVQAQKNPSLMILTDLPEPDDSDEAGWMTGPVGVLLDRMLAAIGEVREQVVIAGIAHARPLTGRMPADALGTLEELARRLVTLVAPQRLLLFGAEPCRALLGPDGQRGGLRTLNHDGLACPTIATFHPRFLLERPLAKAETWRHLQLLIREPTA, from the coding sequence ATGGGGGCGGAACAGCATATTCAGTGGCAAGACGCGGCGGCGAGCGCGCTCGAATGGTGGGCCGACGCCGGTGTCGACACGCTGGTTGAGGACGAGCTGCGCGACTGGTTCGCCACCCCTGCCCCGCCGGCTCGCCCGCTTGCCGTAACGTCTGCGCCCGCCGCGGACCTGCCGCCCGATACGCTCGACGCGTTCATGGCGTGGCGGATGGGCGATGCGGTGCCGGAGGCGTCGTGGAATGCCCAGCCGGTGCCGGTGCAGGCACAAAAAAATCCGTCGCTGATGATCCTGACCGACCTGCCCGAGCCGGATGATTCGGACGAAGCCGGATGGATGACCGGTCCGGTCGGCGTCCTGCTCGACCGGATGCTGGCCGCGATCGGCGAGGTGCGCGAGCAGGTCGTCATCGCCGGCATCGCCCATGCCCGGCCGCTGACCGGACGGATGCCCGCGGATGCGCTGGGCACGCTGGAAGAGCTTGCCCGCCGCCTCGTCACCCTCGTCGCGCCGCAGCGCTTGCTGCTGTTCGGCGCCGAACCGTGCCGCGCGCTGCTCGGCCCCGATGGCCAGCGCGGTGGTTTACGCACCCTTAACCATGACGGCCTAGCCTGTCCCACGATCGCCACGTTCCACCCACGCTTCCTGTTGGAGCGGCCGCTGGCCAAGGCGGAAACATGGCGGCACCTGCAGTTGCTTATCAGGGAACCGACCGCGTGA
- a CDS encoding electron transfer flavoprotein-ubiquinone oxidoreductase, which translates to MSERESMPYDVVIVGAGPAGLSAAIRLKQMAADSGEELAVCVLEKGSEVGAHILSGAVFDPRAMDELLPEWRTMGCPMAEVPVTENHHWLLSETGSSEVSHRILPPFMQNKGTYTGSLGNMCRWLAEQAEGLGVEIFPGFAAAEILYHDDGSVKGVATGDMGVARDGTRKPDWQPGLELHAKYTFFAEGVRGHLSKQIIRTFDLTRDSQPQVYGLGIKELWDIPAENHVPGRVIHTQGWPLSETRGSNGGGFLYHQANGQVALGFVTWLNYSNPYLSPFHEMQRWKTHPAIAAILKGGKRVSYGARAINDGGWQSVPKLTFPGGVLVGCSAGFLNVPRIKGIHTAMKSGMMAAEAAFAAVRDGRAGDELTAYTAAYESSWVYEELRTVRNVVPLVKKYGDFVGSGIANATMWAEHWGLRMPFTLGHHPDHESLWRKDQVKPIAYPKPDGVLSFDRLSSVFLSNTNHEEDQPVHLTLKDPDIPVTYDLPLYDEPAQRYCPAGVYEIVGAETDNPKFVINAQNCVHCKTCDIKDPTQNINWVVPEGGGGPNYPNM; encoded by the coding sequence ATGAGCGAACGGGAATCGATGCCCTATGACGTCGTGATCGTCGGCGCGGGGCCTGCCGGCCTGTCCGCGGCGATCCGGCTGAAGCAGATGGCGGCCGACAGCGGCGAGGAACTGGCCGTGTGCGTGCTGGAAAAGGGGTCGGAGGTCGGCGCCCATATCCTGTCGGGCGCGGTGTTCGATCCGCGCGCGATGGACGAATTGCTGCCCGAATGGCGGACGATGGGCTGTCCGATGGCCGAAGTGCCGGTGACCGAAAACCACCACTGGCTGCTGTCGGAGACCGGCAGCAGCGAGGTATCGCACCGCATCCTGCCGCCCTTCATGCAGAACAAGGGCACCTATACCGGGTCGCTGGGCAATATGTGCCGCTGGCTGGCCGAACAGGCCGAAGGGCTGGGCGTCGAAATCTTCCCCGGTTTCGCGGCGGCGGAAATCCTCTACCATGACGACGGTTCGGTGAAGGGCGTCGCGACCGGTGACATGGGTGTCGCCCGCGACGGTACGCGTAAGCCCGACTGGCAGCCCGGCCTCGAACTCCACGCCAAATACACCTTCTTCGCAGAGGGCGTGCGGGGCCATCTGTCGAAGCAGATCATCCGCACCTTCGACCTCACCCGCGACAGCCAGCCGCAGGTCTATGGCCTCGGCATCAAGGAATTGTGGGACATTCCCGCCGAGAACCACGTTCCCGGTCGCGTGATCCATACCCAGGGCTGGCCGCTCAGCGAGACGCGCGGGTCGAACGGCGGCGGGTTCCTGTATCATCAGGCGAACGGGCAGGTGGCGCTGGGCTTCGTCACCTGGCTCAACTATTCGAACCCCTATCTCTCGCCCTTCCACGAGATGCAGCGGTGGAAGACGCATCCGGCGATCGCCGCGATCCTGAAGGGCGGCAAGCGCGTGTCGTACGGCGCACGCGCGATCAACGATGGCGGATGGCAGTCGGTGCCCAAGCTGACCTTCCCCGGCGGGGTGCTGGTCGGCTGTTCGGCAGGGTTCCTGAACGTGCCGCGGATCAAGGGCATCCATACCGCGATGAAGTCGGGCATGATGGCCGCCGAAGCTGCCTTCGCGGCGGTGCGCGACGGGCGGGCCGGTGACGAACTCACCGCCTACACCGCTGCCTATGAATCGAGCTGGGTGTATGAGGAGCTGCGTACCGTCCGCAACGTCGTGCCGCTGGTCAAGAAATATGGCGATTTCGTCGGGTCGGGCATCGCCAACGCGACGATGTGGGCCGAACATTGGGGGCTGCGCATGCCCTTCACGCTCGGCCATCATCCCGATCACGAAAGCCTGTGGCGCAAGGATCAGGTGAAGCCGATCGCCTATCCCAAGCCCGATGGCGTGTTGAGCTTCGACCGGCTGTCGTCGGTGTTCCTGTCGAACACCAATCATGAAGAGGATCAGCCGGTCCATCTGACGCTCAAGGACCCCGATATCCCGGTCACCTACGACCTGCCGCTCTATGACGAACCCGCGCAACGTTATTGCCCGGCGGGCGTATATGAGATTGTGGGGGCGGAAACGGACAATCCGAAGTTCGTGATCAACGCGCAGAACTGCGTCCACTGCAAGACGTGCGACATCAAGGACCCGACGCAGAACATCAACTGGGTCGTGCCGGAAGGCGGCGGAGGACCGAATTATCCGAACATGTAG
- a CDS encoding lytic transglycosylase domain-containing protein translates to MLPALPTAALADESPSRSTAVSVAEARVPPQLSPEDRDAYTQVFAAIRGGRWADAQLRLDAMKPGPLHAVARAELYTAKGSPKVELPQLLAVLNEAPDLPQAPDLARLAKLRGASALPELPTPQRLVWFDAAPVRVRAKAARSDAAAAQLLDAMKPYVKADDGAAAEALITTRAGDLTPEALTEMRGRVAWIYFVAGDDANARRLAAVAQQGEGEWTAQADWTQGLAAWRQQDCAAAQAAFASVAQRAGDTELRSAGLYWATRADIACGRPDLVQARLQTAAQYGETYYGLLARQALGLIEGADGTGRAPATEDWRALERRSNVKVAAALTEIGEGALADKLLRHQARIGGAGDYAALTRLCGSLNLPATQLWLSHNGPQGARPLAEARYPAPDWTPEGGWRVDKALVFAHTLQESRFDAAVVSPAGATGLMQIRPGALTDYARAHGLNLEKSALSKPQVNMAVGQSYLEQLRDRPFTGGLLPKVIAAYNAGPTPVEAWNVQLKDGGDPLLYIESIPYWETRGYVMTVLRNYWMYEKQAGKASASRAALAQGMWPKFPGLPGAAAVRVSANGRTRVADAN, encoded by the coding sequence ATGCTGCCCGCCCTTCCCACCGCCGCGCTTGCCGACGAATCGCCCAGCCGCAGTACCGCCGTTTCCGTCGCCGAAGCCCGCGTGCCCCCGCAATTGTCGCCCGAGGATCGCGACGCCTATACCCAGGTCTTCGCCGCGATCCGTGGCGGCCGCTGGGCCGATGCGCAGCTCAGGCTCGACGCGATGAAGCCGGGACCGCTCCATGCCGTCGCCCGCGCCGAACTCTATACCGCCAAGGGATCGCCCAAGGTCGAACTGCCGCAGTTGCTGGCGGTGCTGAACGAAGCGCCCGATCTGCCACAGGCGCCCGACCTCGCCCGCCTCGCCAAACTGCGCGGGGCGTCCGCGCTGCCCGAACTGCCGACACCGCAGCGGCTGGTGTGGTTCGATGCCGCCCCGGTCCGCGTCCGTGCCAAGGCCGCGCGCAGCGATGCCGCCGCCGCGCAGCTGCTCGACGCGATGAAGCCCTATGTGAAGGCCGATGACGGCGCCGCGGCCGAAGCGCTGATCACGACCCGCGCCGGCGACCTGACGCCCGAGGCGCTGACCGAGATGCGTGGCCGGGTCGCATGGATCTATTTCGTGGCCGGCGACGACGCCAATGCCCGCCGCCTCGCCGCGGTCGCGCAGCAGGGCGAAGGCGAATGGACCGCGCAGGCCGACTGGACGCAGGGGCTGGCGGCGTGGCGGCAGCAGGATTGCGCCGCGGCGCAGGCGGCGTTCGCCAGCGTCGCGCAGCGGGCCGGTGATACCGAATTGCGCTCGGCCGGGCTGTACTGGGCGACGCGCGCCGACATCGCCTGTGGGCGGCCCGACCTCGTACAGGCGCGGCTCCAGACCGCCGCGCAATATGGCGAAACCTATTATGGGCTGCTCGCCCGGCAGGCGCTGGGACTAATCGAGGGTGCCGACGGCACTGGCCGGGCGCCGGCGACCGAGGACTGGCGCGCGTTGGAGCGGCGATCGAACGTGAAGGTCGCCGCCGCGCTTACCGAAATCGGCGAAGGGGCGTTGGCCGACAAGCTGCTGCGCCATCAGGCGCGGATCGGCGGCGCCGGGGACTATGCCGCGCTGACCCGGCTGTGCGGATCGCTGAACCTGCCCGCGACCCAGCTGTGGTTGTCGCACAACGGGCCGCAGGGCGCGCGTCCGCTGGCCGAGGCACGCTATCCTGCCCCCGACTGGACGCCCGAGGGTGGCTGGCGCGTCGACAAGGCGTTGGTGTTCGCCCACACGCTGCAGGAATCGCGCTTCGATGCTGCAGTCGTCAGTCCGGCGGGGGCGACCGGCCTGATGCAGATCCGGCCAGGTGCGCTCACCGATTATGCCCGCGCGCACGGCCTGAACCTCGAAAAATCGGCGCTGTCGAAGCCGCAGGTCAATATGGCGGTCGGACAAAGCTATCTGGAACAGCTGCGCGACCGGCCGTTCACCGGCGGGCTGCTGCCCAAGGTCATCGCCGCGTATAATGCGGGGCCAACCCCGGTCGAGGCATGGAACGTGCAGCTGAAGGACGGCGGCGATCCGCTGCTCTACATCGAATCGATCCCGTATTGGGAAACGCGTGGCTATGTGATGACCGTGCTGCGTAATTACTGGATGTACGAAAAACAGGCGGGCAAGGCGTCGGCCAGCCGGGCCGCGCTGGCGCAGGGCATGTGGCCGAAATTCCCCGGACTGCCCGGCGCTGCGGCGGTGCGGGTCAGCGCCAATGGGCGGACGCGGGTGGCCGATGCCAATTGA
- the moaB gene encoding molybdenum cofactor biosynthesis protein B: protein MPIDESGPFVPVRIAVLTVSDTRGLAEDRSGDTLVGRLEDAGHILADRAIVRDDIDTIVARLHGWIDDDSIDCVITTGGTGVTGRDVTPEAVERVATKLIPGFGELFRWQSYAKIGTSTIQSRATACVARGTYIFALPGSTGAVKDGWDGILKEQLDIRHRPCNFVELMPRLLER from the coding sequence ATGCCAATTGACGAGAGCGGGCCGTTCGTGCCGGTGCGGATCGCGGTACTGACGGTATCGGACACGCGCGGGTTGGCCGAGGATCGCTCCGGCGACACGCTGGTCGGCCGACTTGAAGACGCCGGCCATATCCTCGCCGACCGGGCGATCGTACGCGACGACATCGACACGATCGTCGCCCGGCTGCACGGCTGGATCGATGACGACAGCATCGATTGCGTCATCACGACCGGCGGCACCGGCGTAACCGGCCGCGATGTGACGCCCGAAGCGGTCGAGCGGGTGGCGACCAAGCTGATCCCCGGCTTCGGTGAACTGTTCCGCTGGCAAAGCTATGCCAAGATCGGCACCTCCACCATCCAGTCGCGCGCCACCGCCTGCGTCGCGCGCGGCACCTACATCTTCGCGCTGCCCGGATCGACCGGCGCGGTGAAGGACGGGTGGGACGGCATCCTCAAGGAACAGCTCGATATTCGCCACCGCCCCTGCAACTTCGTCGAGCTGATGCCGCGCCTGCTGGAGCGGTGA